A genomic segment from Halobellus litoreus encodes:
- a CDS encoding CDP-alcohol phosphatidyltransferase family protein encodes MTAVRTVPSTLRREWATVSVAVSVLLVGGAALLSYVVTGGIPLVDTGLSGTWTPGVGTRWFLPAATVAAFELWFCFRYLGANRPDGSGNRAAADATDRPVSVYESLGVPNLVTLSRGGLFAALAGFGALAPRAEIAWLPALLYGGGCALDFVDGFLARRTGRRTVLGAKLDLAFDTTGFLVAPVVAVLWGQLPVWYLSLSAARYLFKLGRGVRRRRGRSVSDLPDSVVRRPLAGLQMVFITLALTPLLSPATARPLAAVVLAPSLAVFVRDYAVVAGWRSGRTSD; translated from the coding sequence GTGACCGCGGTTCGGACCGTCCCCTCGACGCTCCGCCGGGAGTGGGCAACCGTGTCGGTGGCCGTCTCGGTGCTCCTCGTCGGCGGCGCGGCGCTGCTGTCGTATGTCGTGACCGGTGGTATCCCCCTCGTAGACACCGGCCTCTCCGGCACCTGGACGCCAGGAGTGGGGACCCGGTGGTTCCTCCCCGCCGCGACCGTCGCGGCCTTCGAGCTGTGGTTCTGCTTCCGATACCTCGGCGCGAACCGACCGGACGGGTCCGGAAACCGGGCCGCGGCCGACGCCACGGACCGTCCCGTGTCCGTCTACGAGTCGCTCGGCGTTCCAAACCTCGTGACGCTGAGTCGCGGGGGCCTCTTCGCCGCCCTAGCGGGGTTCGGCGCGCTCGCGCCGCGCGCCGAAATCGCCTGGCTGCCGGCGCTCCTCTACGGTGGGGGGTGCGCGCTGGATTTCGTCGACGGGTTCCTCGCCCGTCGGACCGGCCGCCGGACCGTCCTCGGGGCGAAACTGGACCTCGCCTTCGACACGACCGGCTTCCTCGTCGCGCCCGTCGTCGCGGTGCTGTGGGGGCAACTGCCGGTCTGGTACCTGTCGCTGTCGGCCGCGCGCTACCTGTTCAAACTCGGGCGCGGGGTCCGTCGCCGTCGCGGCCGTTCCGTCTCCGACCTGCCGGACAGCGTCGTTCGTCGCCCGCTCGCGGGCCTCCAGATGGTGTTCATCACACTCGCGCTCACGCCGCTTCTCTCGCCGGCGACGGCCCGCCCGCTCGCGGCCGTGGTGCTGGCCCCGTCGCTGGCCGTCTTCGTTCGCGATTACGCCGTCGTCGCGGGGTGGCGCTCTGGGAGGACGTCGGACTGA
- a CDS encoding aldo/keto reductase, producing the protein MKCAFVGAGAVAEKYASGLEDSELRLTAVCDLDVDRAERLAADHGATAYSDLDTLFDAESAPLIVNLTSHAAHADVTSACLEADRHVFSEKPIALDADRALALVETAAGRGLALGCAPINHRCDAQRHARSFLDDGRFGPIRLGYAHAHVGRVTEWHDDPGSFLDVGPLYDGAVYPLSLLVSCFGPVETVRSADALDVWPDREDRAPGRPAHVEATVEFASGPIVRLTASLYAPHRSREFNSLELHGDDGSLYLADSGALAAERDTVSVGGAGRPYVAAPHPQPRRERRYLAGPERLASAVADGRIPIRSARRAAHVVAVCNAVERAAADGTTVPVPDAETDGLDASDLRPSSIRPSYRDATVRRTAETADRIGPPVRDAAIRLPRVGFGCSRYRDGEYVDRIDSIATALDAGYRLFDSAELYGNETRIGDLLDAPGSPDREGLFLIGKVWNTNHEHVSEACRGSLDELGIDAFDSYLLHWPEAWAHQGPLSDLASKPVAEREALTFPTDADGNPETVDVPLEATWQRLERLHERGLTRTLGVCNVSLPQLERIVDAARVPPAIVQVESHPYLPRTDLIEWCHARGIRVVAHSPLSAPGLLDEPPLREVADDHGVSPAVVALAFHVDRGVVPIPASNDSEHVVSNLAAARLRLTAADRERLATLEDPGFER; encoded by the coding sequence ATGAAGTGCGCGTTCGTCGGCGCGGGCGCCGTCGCCGAGAAGTACGCCTCGGGGCTGGAGGATTCCGAGCTCCGGCTGACGGCCGTCTGCGACCTCGACGTCGACCGGGCGGAGCGCCTGGCGGCGGATCACGGCGCGACGGCGTACTCGGATCTCGATACCCTGTTCGACGCCGAGTCAGCGCCCCTGATCGTGAATCTCACGAGCCACGCGGCTCACGCGGACGTCACGAGCGCCTGTCTCGAGGCGGACCGTCACGTCTTCAGCGAGAAACCGATCGCACTCGACGCCGATCGCGCCCTGGCGCTCGTCGAAACCGCCGCGGGGCGAGGGCTCGCCCTCGGCTGCGCGCCCATAAACCACCGGTGTGACGCGCAGCGGCACGCCCGCTCGTTTCTCGACGACGGCCGCTTCGGTCCGATCCGATTGGGGTACGCACACGCTCACGTGGGTCGCGTGACCGAGTGGCACGACGATCCCGGCTCCTTCCTCGACGTGGGGCCGCTGTACGACGGCGCGGTGTATCCCCTGTCGCTCTTGGTCTCCTGCTTCGGTCCCGTCGAGACGGTCAGAAGCGCCGACGCGCTCGACGTCTGGCCCGATCGGGAGGACCGAGCACCCGGGCGGCCGGCACACGTCGAAGCGACGGTCGAGTTCGCGTCGGGACCGATCGTGCGGCTCACCGCGAGCCTCTATGCCCCTCACCGATCGCGGGAGTTCAACAGCCTCGAACTCCACGGCGACGACGGCTCGCTGTACCTCGCCGACAGCGGCGCGCTCGCGGCCGAACGCGACACCGTCTCCGTCGGCGGTGCGGGCCGACCGTACGTTGCGGCACCTCATCCGCAGCCCCGGCGAGAGCGCCGCTACCTCGCCGGCCCGGAGCGACTCGCGTCGGCGGTGGCGGACGGGCGAATCCCCATCCGGAGCGCTCGCCGCGCGGCGCACGTCGTCGCCGTCTGCAACGCCGTCGAACGGGCCGCCGCCGACGGTACGACTGTTCCCGTCCCGGACGCGGAGACGGATGGGTTAGACGCATCCGACCTTCGACCTTCCTCGATTCGCCCGTCGTATCGGGACGCGACCGTTCGGCGGACGGCCGAAACCGCAGACCGGATCGGACCGCCCGTCCGCGACGCCGCGATTCGGCTCCCGCGGGTCGGATTCGGCTGTTCGCGGTACCGCGACGGCGAGTACGTCGATCGAATCGACTCGATCGCGACCGCGCTGGACGCCGGCTACCGGCTGTTCGACTCGGCCGAACTGTACGGCAACGAGACGCGGATCGGCGACCTGCTCGACGCGCCGGGATCGCCCGACAGAGAAGGGCTGTTCCTGATCGGCAAGGTCTGGAACACGAACCACGAACACGTCTCGGAAGCGTGTCGCGGGAGCCTCGACGAACTCGGGATCGACGCCTTCGACTCGTACCTGCTCCACTGGCCCGAGGCGTGGGCCCACCAGGGGCCGCTCTCGGATCTTGCGTCGAAACCGGTGGCCGAACGGGAGGCCCTGACGTTTCCGACCGACGCCGACGGAAATCCCGAGACCGTGGACGTCCCGCTCGAAGCGACCTGGCAGCGGCTCGAACGGCTGCACGAGCGGGGGCTCACGCGGACGCTCGGCGTCTGCAACGTGTCGCTTCCCCAGCTTGAGCGGATCGTCGACGCGGCGCGGGTTCCCCCGGCGATCGTCCAGGTCGAATCGCACCCGTATCTGCCGCGGACGGACCTGATCGAGTGGTGTCACGCGCGCGGGATCCGCGTCGTCGCGCACTCGCCGCTGTCGGCACCGGGCCTCCTCGACGAACCGCCCCTTCGCGAGGTCGCCGACGACCACGGCGTCTCCCCCGCGGTCGTCGCCCTCGCGTTCCACGTCGACCGCGGCGTGGTACCGATTCCCGCCAGCAACGACTCCGAACACGTCGTTTCGAACCTCGCGGCCGCCCGACTGCGGCTGACCGCCGCCGACCGCGAGCGACTCGCGACGCTCGAAGATCCGGGGTTCGAACGGTGA